One window from the genome of Streptomyces sp. NBC_01476 encodes:
- a CDS encoding PGPGW domain-containing protein, giving the protein MSGARRSGSGEPQPDEESEKQTDVPELVRLHPAKRVLLGAAGGLLVLIGVALLVLPGPGLLLVLAGLILLSRAIPAVARYVEPVRERALQGAEAGVASPWRIAGTALAGLGLIAAGVICGLRALSWLPFTGWSTGSSLILSGLIIFALLIWSYRRVHSRHP; this is encoded by the coding sequence ATGAGCGGAGCACGGCGGTCCGGAAGCGGGGAACCCCAACCGGACGAGGAGTCCGAGAAGCAGACGGACGTACCCGAACTGGTGCGGCTGCACCCGGCGAAGCGGGTTCTCCTGGGTGCGGCGGGCGGCTTGCTGGTGCTGATCGGCGTGGCGCTGCTGGTGCTGCCCGGGCCTGGCCTCCTGCTGGTGCTGGCCGGACTCATCCTGCTCTCCCGCGCGATCCCCGCGGTGGCCCGCTACGTCGAGCCGGTCCGCGAGCGCGCCCTGCAGGGCGCGGAGGCCGGCGTGGCCTCACCCTGGCGGATCGCCGGCACGGCCCTGGCCGGCCTCGGCCTCATCGCGGCCGGCGTCATCTGCGGCCTGCGCGCGCTCTCCTGGCTCCCGTTCACCGGCTGGAGCACGGGTTCGAGCCTCATCCTCTCCGGCCTCATCATCTTCGCCCTCCTCATCTGGAGCTACCGCCGCGTCCACAGCCGCCACCCCTGA
- a CDS encoding DUF6221 family protein yields the protein MDDLVVFLRARLDEEDRLAAACVTADGSWQARDGDLVTDDGTRFSLGEALAGHVARHDPAQTIRGVAARRSLLVLRESIQLRMDQAAAGDDGAAYSLARAELRVVHFALRLDAATYSAHPDYRRGWAPGR from the coding sequence ATGGACGACCTGGTGGTGTTCCTCCGCGCACGCCTGGACGAAGAGGACCGGCTGGCCGCCGCCTGTGTGACCGCGGACGGCAGCTGGCAGGCCCGCGACGGCGATCTGGTGACCGACGACGGGACCCGGTTCAGCCTCGGGGAGGCGCTCGCCGGGCATGTGGCCCGGCACGACCCGGCGCAGACGATCCGCGGTGTCGCCGCGCGGCGCAGCCTGCTGGTGCTGCGCGAGTCGATCCAGCTGCGGATGGACCAGGCGGCGGCCGGCGACGACGGCGCGGCGTACTCCCTCGCCCGGGCCGAACTGCGCGTGGTGCACTTCGCGTTGCGCCTCGACGCGGCCACGTACAGTGCCCACCCGGACTACCGCCGCGGGTGGGCTCCCGGCCGCTGA